Genomic segment of Dactylococcopsis salina PCC 8305:
GGGATTGATTGACAATTCATTTAGGATTGCCATAAAAGTTCAGGTTAGCAACAAGGACAAATCAAAAATAATGATTTTTTAGTCAACTTGGCTAACACAATCTCGAAAATTAAAACTAATAGCTGTATCGGTTTGTGAGGGAGGAAAAACGGTGAGTAACGTATTCAACAGATTAAGAGATTTTGTCGGTTTTAATGAACCCGAAGACGTGGAAGAATATTATGAAGATGAAGAAATGGAGGACACTAACTATCGTCCGCAAGAGGTGACTCCTCCCCCAGAAAATGAACGTCCCCCTCGTCGTCGTTTAAAAGAGCGAACCCAGTTCACTCCAGAAACACGAGAAACAATGCCCACCACTTCTAAAAGTAATGTAATTGGTATGCCTGGTGCAAATAACGGATTAAATGAAATTGTGGTCATCGAGCCACAGTCTTTTGAGAAAATGCCAGAAGTGATTCAGGCGCTACGAAAACGGAAAACGGTTCTTTTGAACTTAAATATGATGGAACCTGATGACGCACAACGAGCGGTGGATTTTGTTGCTGGTGGAACATTTGCCATTGATGGCAATCAAGAGCGTGTGGGAGAAAGTATTTTTCTCTTTACTCCCGATTGTGTGAATGTTACCAGTCACTCTCATAGCACGCAGGGGCTGACAGCCCCAAATCCCAGTAATGTTCACCAAATGAATCCGAATCCGACCAACTGGCGCAACCAAGGTGATCAAATCCCACAGTAGGTTAAAATAAGACCGCATAGAAACGATAGTTGATTAATTAAAAGTGTCTATACGGTTTGGAATGATTGGCGGCGGGGTGATGGGTGAAGCGATCCTCTCCCGCCTCATTAAAGAAAAAATGTATTCTCCAGAAACAGTCTTGGTGAGTGAACCTTCCTCAGACAGACGAGAGGAGTTAGCGCAACGTTATCAGATTGAGGTAACGGATAGTAATCGTAAGGTAATGCAGTCCGCTTCCGAAGTGTTATTACTGGCGGTGAAGCCTCAAGTTTTACCTCGTATTGAAGCTGATTGGGATGGTGCAAAGGAAAATATAGAGCATTTACCCCTTTTAATCTC
This window contains:
- a CDS encoding cell division protein SepF, whose protein sequence is MSNVFNRLRDFVGFNEPEDVEEYYEDEEMEDTNYRPQEVTPPPENERPPRRRLKERTQFTPETRETMPTTSKSNVIGMPGANNGLNEIVVIEPQSFEKMPEVIQALRKRKTVLLNLNMMEPDDAQRAVDFVAGGTFAIDGNQERVGESIFLFTPDCVNVTSHSHSTQGLTAPNPSNVHQMNPNPTNWRNQGDQIPQ